A single genomic interval of Orcinus orca chromosome 19, mOrcOrc1.1, whole genome shotgun sequence harbors:
- the CAMKK1 gene encoding calcium/calmodulin-dependent protein kinase kinase 1 isoform X2 — protein MLATQAEGTGQVPSKAAQRNPLTVAMEGGPAVCCQDPRAELVERVAAMDVAHLEETDGSPEPTRNCVDPSPRARAASVIPGGTSRCPAARPGLSARKFSLQERPAGSCLEAQAAPYATGPASHISPRAWRRPTIESHHVAISDAEDCVQLNQYKLQSEIGKGAYGVVRLAYNESEDRHYAMKVLSKKKLLKQYGFPRRPPPRGSQAAQAGPAKQLLPLERVYQEIAILKKLDHVNVVKLIEVLDDPAEDNLYLVFDLLRKGPVMEVPCDKPFPEEQARLYLRDIILGLEYLHYQKIIHRDIKPSNLLLGDDGHVKIADFGVSNQFEGNDARLSSTAGTPAFMAPEAISESGQSFSGKALDVWATGITLYCFVYGKCPFIDDFILALHRKIKNEAIVFPEEPKVSEELKDLILKMLDKNPETRIGVPDIKSHPWVTKNGEEPLPSEEEHCTVVEVTEEEVKNSVRLIPSWTTVILVKSMLRKRSFGNPFEPQARREERSMSAPGSLLSCWSN, from the exons ATGCTGGcaacccaggcagagggaacaggccAG GTTCCCAGTAAGGCTGCACAGAGGAACCCGCTGACTGTGGCAATGGAGGGGGGCCCAGCGGTCTGCTGCCAGGACCCTCGGGCAGAGTTGGTGGAGCGAGTGGCAGCCATGGATGTGGCCCACTTGGAGGAGACGGATGGCAGCCCAGAGCCCACCAGGAACTGTGTGGACCCTTCACCACGGGCCAGAGCTGCCTCCGTGATCCCCGGCGGTACTTCAAGATGCCCCGCCGCCCGGCCCGGCCTCTCGGCTAGGAAGTTCTCCCTGCAGGAGCGGCCAGCGGGGAGCTGCCTGGAGGCTCAGGCTGCACCTTACGCCACAGGGCCTGCCAGCCACATCTCCCCACGGGCATGGCGCAGGCCCACCATCGAGTCCCACCATGTGGCCATCTCGGACGCAGAG GACTGTGTGCAGCTGAACCAGTACAAGCTGCAGAGTGAGATTGGCAAG GGTGCCTACGGCGTGGTGAGGCTGGCCTACAACGAAAGTGAAGACAGGCACTAT gcAATGAAAGTTCTTTCCAAGAAGAAGTTACTGAAGCAGTATGGCTTTCCAC GTCGCCCTCCCCCTAGAGGGTCCCAGGCTGCCCAGGCAGGACCAGCCAAGCAGCTGCTGCCCCTGGAGCGGGTGTACCAGGAGATCGCCATCCTGAAGAAGCTGGACCACGTGAATGTGGTCAAGCTGATCGAG GTCCTGGATGACCCAGCTGAGGACAATCTCTATTTGG tgtttgACCTCCTGAGAAAGGG GCCGGTCATGGAAGTGCCCTGCGACAAGCCCTTCCCCGAGGAGCAAGCTCGTCTCTACCTGAGGGACATCATCCTGGGTCTTGAGTACT TGCACTACCAGAAGATCATCCACAGGGACATCAAGCCATCCAACCTGCTCCTGGGGGACGACGGGCACGTGAAGATCGCCGACTTCGGCGTCAGCAACCAGTTTGAGGGGAACGACGCTCGGCTGTCCAGCACGGCCGGGACCCCAGCGTTCATGGCCCCTGAGGCCATTTCTGAGTCCGGCCAGAGCTTCAGTGGGAAG GCCTTGGACGTGTGGGCCACAGGGATCACGCTGTACTGCTTTGTCTACGGGAAG TGCCCATTCATCGATGATTTCATCCTGGCCCTGCACCGCAAGATCAAGAATGAGGCCATCGTGTTCCCGGAGGA GCCAAAGGTCAGCGAAGAGCTCAAGGACTTAATCCTGAAGATGCTAGACAAGAACCCTGAAACAAGAATTGGGGTGCCAGACATCAAG TCGCATCCCTGGGTGACCAAGAATGGGGAGGAGCCCCTTCCCTCGGAGGAGGAGCATTGCACCGTGGTAGAGGTGACGGAGGAGGAGGTGAAGAACTCAGTCAGGCTCATCCCCAGCTGGACCACAGTG
- the CAMKK1 gene encoding calcium/calmodulin-dependent protein kinase kinase 1 isoform X3, translating into MLATQAEGTGQVPSKAAQRNPLTVAMEGGPAVCCQDPRAELVERVAAMDVAHLEETDGSPEPTRNCVDPSPRARAASVIPGGTSRCPAARPGLSARKFSLQERPAGSCLEAQAAPYATGPASHISPRAWRRPTIESHHVAISDAEDCVQLNQYKLQSEIGKGAYGVVRLAYNESEDRHYAMKVLSKKKLLKQYGFPRRPPPRGSQAAQAGPAKQLLPLERVYQEIAILKKLDHVNVVKLIEVLDDPAEDNLYLVFDLLRKGPVMEVPCDKPFPEEQARLYLRDIILGLEYLHYQKIIHRDIKPSNLLLGDDGHVKIADFGVSNQFEGNDARLSSTAGTPAFMAPEAISESGQSFSGKALDVWATGITLYCFVYGKCPFIDDFILALHRKIKNEAIVFPEEPKVSEELKDLILKMLDKNPETRIGVPDIKSHPWVTKNGEEPLPSEEEHCTVVEVTEEEVKNSVRLIPSWTTVILVKSMLRKRSFGNPFEPQARREERSMSAPGSLLSE; encoded by the exons ATGCTGGcaacccaggcagagggaacaggccAG GTTCCCAGTAAGGCTGCACAGAGGAACCCGCTGACTGTGGCAATGGAGGGGGGCCCAGCGGTCTGCTGCCAGGACCCTCGGGCAGAGTTGGTGGAGCGAGTGGCAGCCATGGATGTGGCCCACTTGGAGGAGACGGATGGCAGCCCAGAGCCCACCAGGAACTGTGTGGACCCTTCACCACGGGCCAGAGCTGCCTCCGTGATCCCCGGCGGTACTTCAAGATGCCCCGCCGCCCGGCCCGGCCTCTCGGCTAGGAAGTTCTCCCTGCAGGAGCGGCCAGCGGGGAGCTGCCTGGAGGCTCAGGCTGCACCTTACGCCACAGGGCCTGCCAGCCACATCTCCCCACGGGCATGGCGCAGGCCCACCATCGAGTCCCACCATGTGGCCATCTCGGACGCAGAG GACTGTGTGCAGCTGAACCAGTACAAGCTGCAGAGTGAGATTGGCAAG GGTGCCTACGGCGTGGTGAGGCTGGCCTACAACGAAAGTGAAGACAGGCACTAT gcAATGAAAGTTCTTTCCAAGAAGAAGTTACTGAAGCAGTATGGCTTTCCAC GTCGCCCTCCCCCTAGAGGGTCCCAGGCTGCCCAGGCAGGACCAGCCAAGCAGCTGCTGCCCCTGGAGCGGGTGTACCAGGAGATCGCCATCCTGAAGAAGCTGGACCACGTGAATGTGGTCAAGCTGATCGAG GTCCTGGATGACCCAGCTGAGGACAATCTCTATTTGG tgtttgACCTCCTGAGAAAGGG GCCGGTCATGGAAGTGCCCTGCGACAAGCCCTTCCCCGAGGAGCAAGCTCGTCTCTACCTGAGGGACATCATCCTGGGTCTTGAGTACT TGCACTACCAGAAGATCATCCACAGGGACATCAAGCCATCCAACCTGCTCCTGGGGGACGACGGGCACGTGAAGATCGCCGACTTCGGCGTCAGCAACCAGTTTGAGGGGAACGACGCTCGGCTGTCCAGCACGGCCGGGACCCCAGCGTTCATGGCCCCTGAGGCCATTTCTGAGTCCGGCCAGAGCTTCAGTGGGAAG GCCTTGGACGTGTGGGCCACAGGGATCACGCTGTACTGCTTTGTCTACGGGAAG TGCCCATTCATCGATGATTTCATCCTGGCCCTGCACCGCAAGATCAAGAATGAGGCCATCGTGTTCCCGGAGGA GCCAAAGGTCAGCGAAGAGCTCAAGGACTTAATCCTGAAGATGCTAGACAAGAACCCTGAAACAAGAATTGGGGTGCCAGACATCAAG TCGCATCCCTGGGTGACCAAGAATGGGGAGGAGCCCCTTCCCTCGGAGGAGGAGCATTGCACCGTGGTAGAGGTGACGGAGGAGGAGGTGAAGAACTCAGTCAGGCTCATCCCCAGCTGGACCACAGTG